Below is a window of Variovorax sp. TBS-050B DNA.
GCCGCTGACGCTGCGGCGCCATGCGGGCTACGACCACGGCTACTACTTCATCCAGACCTTCATGGCAGACCACATCGCCCACCATGCCCAGACGCTGCACGGCTGACACGCCACGCCGGCCCGTGTGCACGGCGCGCGCGGCGGAGCACTGAGATGTCGGCTTCGCAGATTCCTGCCTTCCGGCTGCGTTCCCGCGACGGCACGGCCGAGGAGAGCCTGGCGCTGGCCGGCATCTGGCGCCGCGCCTGGATCGCGGCCAACCGCAACGCCGCCTTCATCGAGCCGATCACCCACTGGCTGCGGCGCGTGCAGACCGAATTCGTCCCGCCGGCCGAGGTGGTGCTCGCGGAGCGCGAGGGCCAGGTGCTCGCCTTCATGGTGCTGATGCGGCGCAACGGCTACGTGGCGCAGCTCTTCGTCGAGCCCCATCTGCGCAACCAGGGACTCGGCCAGGCGCTGCTCGACGAAGCCGGCGTGCGCATGCCGAACGGCTGGAAGCTGCACGTCGCGACCGGCAATGCCGCCGCACAGCGCTTCTACGAGCGCTACGGCCTCGTGCGCGGCGCGGTCGACCGGCATCCCACCAGCGGGCGCGAGCGCGTGGCCTACCATTGGCATCCCTCCGGCCCGCCGCGGCGGCGCGGCTGAACCCGTTTTTTCTTCCGGCCATGCGCATCGATCACATCGCTCTCTGGACCACCGACCTCGAACGCTGCAAGCGCTTCTACGTCGACTACTTCGGCGCCACGGCCGGCGCGGGCTACGTCAATCCTGCCAAGGGGTTCGCATCCTGCTTCCTGAGCCTGGGCGACGGTGCGCGCATCGAGGCCATGACCACCAGCACCCTTTCGCCGGTGCCGGCCGAGCCCGGCGCGCAGCGCATGGGCTGGACGCACCTCGCGATCAGCGTGGGCTCCGACGCCGCGGTGGACGCGCTCACGCAGCGGCTGGTGGCCGACGGCCATCCGCTGCTCGACGGGCCGCGCCGCACCGGCGACGGCTACTACGAGAGCGTGGTGCTCGACCCCGACGGCAACCGCATCGAGATCACCGCATGACCCCCGGAGCCCGCCGATGAGCGCCTTCGTCCAGAGCCTGCACGAGATCTTCGCGCCGCTCGGCCGTATCGAGACGCGCCGGATGTTCGGCGGCCATGGCGTCTGGCACGACGGCCGCATGATCGCGCTGGTGGCCGGCGACACGCTCTACCTCAAGTCCGATGCGGAGAGCGCCGCGCACTTCGACCGCCTCGACCTGCCGCCCTTCACCTACGAACGCCGGGGCCAGCCGACGCCCACCTCGTACCGCCAGGCACCGGCTGATCTGTTCGAAGACCGCGAGCAGGCGGCGCTCTGGGGCCGTCGCGCCTACGAGGCCGCGCTGCGCTCGGGCCACATGCCGAAGGCCAAGGCGCCGCGCGCCACGGCACGCAAGACCCCTGGCGCGGCGAAGACGAGGAAGAAAGCGACGCCCGCCGCGCCGGCCTCGAAGAAGGCGACCGCGCGTTGAACCGCGACGACCCCGCCCTTCTTCCGCCGCTGCCCGAGCGCGAGCAGATCGCGCTCCTCGCGCCCTTCGAAGGCCTGGGCCTCGATCGCATCTCGGTCGTGGCCACGCTGCAGGACGCCGAACGCGCCGCCGCGGCCCTGCTCGCGGCGCGCGTGGTCGGCTTCGACACGGAATCCAAGCCCACTTTCGCGAAGAACGAGGTCTCGGGCGGACCGCACGTGGTCCAGTTCGCGACGCCGACGTCGGCCTGGCTGTTCCAGCTGCACCGCAGCGACTGCAACGAGGTGCTGGCCGCGCTCATTGCCTCGAGCGCGCTGCAGAAGGTGGGCTTCGGCCTGTCGAGCGACCTGGCGCTCTTGCGCCGGCGCCTCGCGATCGAGCCGCAGGCGGTGTACGACATCGACCATGAGTTCCGCCGCCGCGGCTATCGCAAGTCGGTGGGCGTGAAGGCGGCGGTGGCGCTGGTGTTCGGACAGCGCTTCGTCAAGTCGCGCAAGGCCACGACCTCGAACTGGGCCAACCGGCAGCTCACGCCGGCGCAGATCCGCTATGCGGCCAACGATGCCTATGCCTCGATCCGCGTCTTCGACGCGCTGCTGCCGCGCGACTGAGGCACGGGGGCATCGCGGCGCCGGGCTGCAGCGCCGGCGCGGCATCGGCACAATGCCCGGCACATCCAAGCACACACGAAAGCACAGACCATGAGCGACAAGAAAAGCGACTTCGGACTGATCGGCCTGGCCGTGATGGGCCAGAACCTGGTGCTCAACGTCGAGAGCCGCGGCTTCCAGGTCAGCGTCTACAACCGCACCGAGGCCACCACCGAGGCCTTCGTGGCTGCGCATCCCGGCAAGAAGCTGGTCGGCGCGAAGACGCTCGAGGCCTTCGTCCAGAGCCTCGCGCGGCCGCGCAAGATCCAGATCATGGTGAAGGCCGGCGCGCCGGTGGACCAGGTGATCGAACAGCTGATCCCGCTGCTCGACAAGGACG
It encodes the following:
- a CDS encoding 3'-5' exonuclease, which produces MNRDDPALLPPLPEREQIALLAPFEGLGLDRISVVATLQDAERAAAALLAARVVGFDTESKPTFAKNEVSGGPHVVQFATPTSAWLFQLHRSDCNEVLAALIASSALQKVGFGLSSDLALLRRRLAIEPQAVYDIDHEFRRRGYRKSVGVKAAVALVFGQRFVKSRKATTSNWANRQLTPAQIRYAANDAYASIRVFDALLPRD
- a CDS encoding VOC family protein; the encoded protein is MRIDHIALWTTDLERCKRFYVDYFGATAGAGYVNPAKGFASCFLSLGDGARIEAMTTSTLSPVPAEPGAQRMGWTHLAISVGSDAAVDALTQRLVADGHPLLDGPRRTGDGYYESVVLDPDGNRIEITA
- a CDS encoding TfoX/Sxy family protein — encoded protein: MSAFVQSLHEIFAPLGRIETRRMFGGHGVWHDGRMIALVAGDTLYLKSDAESAAHFDRLDLPPFTYERRGQPTPTSYRQAPADLFEDREQAALWGRRAYEAALRSGHMPKAKAPRATARKTPGAAKTRKKATPAAPASKKATAR
- a CDS encoding GNAT family N-acetyltransferase codes for the protein MSASQIPAFRLRSRDGTAEESLALAGIWRRAWIAANRNAAFIEPITHWLRRVQTEFVPPAEVVLAEREGQVLAFMVLMRRNGYVAQLFVEPHLRNQGLGQALLDEAGVRMPNGWKLHVATGNAAAQRFYERYGLVRGAVDRHPTSGRERVAYHWHPSGPPRRRG